The following proteins are co-located in the Mesorhizobium australicum WSM2073 genome:
- a CDS encoding tetratricopeptide repeat-containing sulfotransferase family protein: MSNRLPPAWSKHLKTSSGPKNQQPKIAQPKANPLSQARADDALLRQAVQLQQANRLVEAEALCQRVLARNPRHPLALYLLGTFALGLDDEMAIRCFERAVKEAPQNPHYHLTLGETYLKVGEHTDAIRHFERACELKADWVEALYALGRAYTGFGKADLAVPLYEKALKIDGGRSAIRIGLANALVSLGRMDEAANYMKEAIARGQDVAAAYNGLVGIRKFKEEPTELKSILAELKNPALDNKSIQQLHYAAGKVLNDIRRYDEAMGHFQQAKRSTRGFDLEAYRRGIDFLIELFSPEMLAAKTGHGSSSEVPVFVLGMPRSGTTLTEQICASHLDAYGAGELTKLRRITNSLAPKTRSPEELRSSILTMTVNQSKALAEDYLAHIRQRSPNAQRIVDKLPHNFELIGLIRLLFPKARIIHCRRDAIDNCLSCYFLSFNEDNSYTADLHMLGLYYREYDRLMRHWDKVFPGQILETRYEDMVSDQEAQSRRLIDHLGLPWDDACLRFFDKPGSVNTFSRWQVRQPIYTSSVNRWKGYGSSILPLIEALGDLAET, from the coding sequence ATGAGCAATCGATTGCCGCCCGCTTGGTCCAAGCATCTTAAAACTTCATCTGGGCCAAAAAACCAGCAGCCAAAAATCGCGCAACCGAAAGCGAATCCGCTATCGCAGGCCCGAGCTGATGACGCGCTGCTCAGGCAGGCGGTTCAGCTTCAGCAGGCAAATAGGTTGGTGGAGGCGGAGGCGCTATGTCAGCGCGTCCTGGCTCGCAACCCGCGACACCCCCTTGCCTTGTATCTGCTTGGAACCTTTGCGCTCGGTCTGGACGACGAGATGGCCATTCGATGTTTTGAGCGGGCAGTGAAGGAGGCACCTCAAAATCCGCATTACCATCTGACCCTGGGTGAAACCTATTTGAAAGTCGGCGAGCATACGGATGCAATCAGGCATTTCGAGCGTGCTTGCGAATTGAAGGCCGACTGGGTCGAGGCGCTTTATGCGCTGGGCCGCGCCTACACCGGATTCGGCAAAGCCGACCTCGCGGTGCCCCTCTATGAGAAAGCGCTCAAGATCGATGGCGGCCGTTCCGCTATCCGAATAGGGTTGGCCAACGCGCTTGTAAGCCTCGGCCGGATGGATGAGGCGGCAAACTACATGAAAGAGGCGATCGCCCGTGGCCAGGATGTCGCCGCTGCTTACAACGGCCTGGTCGGCATACGAAAATTCAAGGAAGAGCCGACGGAGTTAAAATCCATTCTGGCTGAACTGAAGAATCCGGCGCTTGATAACAAAAGCATACAACAACTCCACTACGCGGCCGGGAAGGTGCTCAACGATATCAGGCGCTATGACGAGGCGATGGGCCATTTTCAGCAGGCAAAGCGCTCGACCCGCGGCTTTGACCTTGAGGCTTACCGCCGCGGCATCGATTTCTTGATCGAACTGTTCAGCCCCGAGATGTTGGCCGCCAAGACAGGACATGGAAGCTCTTCGGAAGTGCCTGTCTTCGTGCTTGGCATGCCACGTTCAGGCACCACTTTGACCGAGCAAATCTGTGCGAGCCACTTGGATGCTTATGGCGCTGGCGAGCTGACAAAACTCCGGCGCATCACAAACAGTCTCGCGCCCAAAACGCGCTCGCCCGAAGAATTGCGAAGCTCGATCCTGACCATGACGGTGAATCAGTCGAAGGCTTTGGCTGAAGACTATCTTGCCCATATCCGTCAACGGTCCCCCAACGCCCAGCGTATCGTCGACAAATTGCCGCATAATTTCGAACTTATCGGCCTTATAAGGCTTCTGTTTCCCAAGGCACGCATTATTCACTGCCGTCGAGATGCTATCGACAACTGCCTCTCGTGTTATTTCCTGAGTTTCAATGAGGACAATAGTTATACCGCGGATCTCCATATGCTCGGACTGTATTATCGCGAATACGACCGGCTTATGCGGCACTGGGATAAGGTCTTTCCAGGCCAAATCCTTGAGACCCGCTATGAGGACATGGTCTCCGACCAGGAAGCGCAATCGCGCCGCTTGATCGACCATCTGGGGCTGCCCTGGGACGACGCCTGTCTGCGCTTCTTTGACAAGCCAGGTTCGGTGAACACGTTTAGCCGCTGGCAGGTTCGACAACCGATCTACACCTCGTCTGTCAATCGCTGGAAGGGCTATGGAAGTTCAATCCTGCCGCTGATTGAGGCCCTTGGAGACTTGGCTGAGACTTAG
- a CDS encoding pyridoxal phosphate-dependent aminotransferase, which translates to MPVRPALSPLIAALPSTVPFVGPEAQQRERGRAFRARIGANESSFGPSPRVIARMESVARDQWMYCDPDNYDLKVAAAAHHHVAVENIVVGEGIDGLLSLVARMYVAPGDAVVTSLGAYPTFNFHIAGVGGRLVTVPYENDRESLDGLLAAVVREKAPLVYLSNPDNPMGSWWEADEVIRFIEALPETTMLVLDEAYGELGPASALPPIDISRPNVIRMRTFSKAYGLAGIRCGYAVAETQVISDFEKIRNHYGVSRMAQIAGVEALADQAYLETVVAQVAAGRRRIADIAEQNGLKPLASATNFVTIDCGHDGAFALKVLQGLLSRDVFIRKPMAPRLDHCIRVSVGLAHELDIFAEELPGALAAARGN; encoded by the coding sequence ATGCCTGTGCGCCCTGCCCTCTCACCACTCATCGCCGCGCTTCCGTCGACCGTGCCGTTTGTCGGTCCCGAAGCGCAGCAGCGTGAGCGCGGGCGCGCTTTCCGTGCCCGCATCGGCGCCAATGAGAGCAGTTTTGGCCCCTCGCCGCGCGTGATCGCCCGCATGGAGAGCGTCGCGCGCGACCAGTGGATGTATTGCGACCCCGACAATTACGATCTGAAGGTCGCGGCTGCGGCGCATCACCATGTGGCGGTCGAAAATATCGTTGTCGGCGAAGGCATTGACGGTCTGCTCAGCCTGGTGGCGCGCATGTACGTGGCGCCTGGCGATGCCGTGGTCACCTCGCTCGGCGCCTATCCGACCTTCAACTTCCACATTGCCGGTGTCGGCGGCCGGCTGGTGACCGTCCCTTACGAGAATGACAGGGAAAGCCTGGACGGTCTGCTCGCGGCAGTCGTCAGGGAGAAGGCGCCGCTGGTCTATCTGTCCAACCCGGACAATCCGATGGGCAGTTGGTGGGAAGCCGACGAGGTCATCCGCTTCATCGAAGCCTTGCCGGAAACCACCATGCTGGTGCTCGACGAAGCCTATGGCGAATTGGGACCAGCCTCGGCCCTGCCGCCGATCGACATCTCGCGGCCGAACGTCATCCGTATGCGAACCTTTTCGAAGGCCTATGGACTTGCCGGAATACGCTGCGGCTATGCCGTCGCGGAGACGCAAGTGATCAGCGACTTCGAGAAGATCCGCAACCACTATGGTGTCAGCCGCATGGCGCAGATCGCCGGCGTCGAGGCGCTCGCCGACCAGGCCTATCTCGAGACGGTGGTGGCCCAGGTCGCCGCCGGACGTCGGCGCATTGCCGATATCGCCGAACAGAACGGGTTGAAGCCGCTCGCCTCGGCGACCAATTTCGTCACCATCGACTGCGGCCATGACGGTGCTTTTGCCCTGAAAGTGCTGCAGGGGCTGTTGTCGCGCGACGTCTTCATCCGCAAGCCGATGGCGCCACGGCTCGACCACTGCATCCGCGTCAGTGTCGGTCTCGCCCACGAACTGGACATCTTCGCCGAGGAATTGCCTGGCGCCTTGGCAGCGGCGCGCGGAAACTAG
- a CDS encoding acylphosphatase produces MNDRKRAVQAHIYGTVQGVGYRAWMRDEATRLGLLGWVRNERDRSVTAWLTGADAAIAAMIERLRQGPPGAAVSRIDVEELETWATPGDFRIIG; encoded by the coding sequence ATGAATGATCGGAAAAGGGCAGTGCAGGCGCACATATACGGCACGGTCCAAGGGGTCGGCTACAGGGCGTGGATGCGCGATGAAGCGACAAGGCTCGGGCTGTTGGGCTGGGTGCGCAACGAAAGAGACCGCTCGGTGACGGCATGGCTTACCGGCGCCGACGCGGCGATTGCGGCCATGATTGAACGGCTTCGGCAAGGCCCGCCGGGCGCGGCTGTCTCGCGCATCGACGTGGAAGAGCTGGAGACCTGGGCCACGCCTGGAGATTTCAGGATCATCGGATAG
- a CDS encoding TetR/AcrR family transcriptional regulator, with product MARTTGSDGERTEAAVREAAATLIARYGYEAMSMRQLAAEVGVQAAALYRYFPTKEDLLFTLMRDHMQALREAWERSRPADADPVRQLAAYVRNHIAFHIGRRHATHVSNMELRSLSPDRLTQILRMRTAYEKDLRSILRDGAEAGIFRIEDTGLTAMALIQMMTGVIVWFRPRERLSIAEVTQTYLSMTMRLVGANIGIGTGEERHVHEHAQLRA from the coding sequence ATGGCGCGCACCACAGGGTCAGACGGCGAGCGAACCGAAGCGGCAGTCCGTGAAGCGGCGGCCACCCTGATTGCGCGTTACGGTTATGAAGCAATGTCGATGCGCCAGCTGGCCGCCGAGGTCGGCGTGCAGGCGGCCGCGCTCTATCGCTATTTTCCGACCAAGGAAGACCTGCTGTTCACGCTGATGCGCGACCATATGCAAGCGCTTCGCGAGGCCTGGGAGCGTTCCAGGCCGGCCGACGCGGATCCGGTGCGGCAGCTTGCCGCCTATGTGCGCAACCACATCGCCTTTCATATCGGGCGCCGCCACGCCACGCATGTGTCGAACATGGAATTGCGCAGCCTGTCGCCCGACAGGCTGACACAGATCCTGCGCATGCGCACGGCCTACGAAAAGGACCTGCGTTCGATCCTGCGCGATGGCGCCGAGGCGGGTATTTTCCGCATCGAGGACACCGGCCTGACGGCCATGGCTCTGATCCAGATGATGACCGGCGTCATCGTCTGGTTCCGGCCGCGCGAGCGATTGTCGATCGCCGAAGTCACGCAGACATACCTTTCGATGACAATGCGCCTGGTCGGCGCAAACATCGGCATTGGTACCGGGGAGGAACGGCATGTACACGAACACGCTCAGCTTCGGGCATGA
- a CDS encoding isovaleryl-CoA dehydrogenase produces the protein MYTNTLSFGHDEDVEALRDLVRRFAQDRIAPIAADIDRENEFPAYLWGELGSLGLLGITADPDFGGSGMGYLAHVIAVEEISRASASVGLSYGAHSNLCVNQINRWATPAQKEKYLPPLCSGEHVGALAMSEPGAGSDVVSLKLRAEKRNDRYVLNGTKMWITNGPDAETLVVYAKTDPDRKSRGITAFIVEKAMPGFSVAQKLDKLGMRGSNTGELVFSDVEVPFGNVLHEEGRGVEVLMSGLDYERTVLAGGPIGLMAACLDVAIPYVHERKQFGQPIGEFQLVQGKLADMYTAMNAARAYVYAVAAACDRGQTSRKDAAGCVLFAAEKATQMALDAIQLLGGNGYINDYPTGRLLRDAKLYEIGAGTSEIRRWLIGREIMAEGV, from the coding sequence ATGTACACGAACACGCTCAGCTTCGGGCATGATGAGGACGTCGAGGCGTTGCGCGACCTGGTGCGCCGCTTCGCCCAGGACAGAATCGCGCCGATAGCCGCTGACATCGATCGCGAGAACGAATTCCCGGCGTATCTATGGGGAGAACTCGGCAGTCTTGGCCTGCTCGGCATAACCGCCGATCCCGATTTCGGCGGCAGCGGCATGGGCTATCTCGCCCACGTGATCGCGGTCGAGGAGATTTCGCGCGCCTCGGCATCGGTCGGCCTTTCCTACGGCGCCCACTCCAATCTCTGCGTCAACCAGATCAACCGCTGGGCAACGCCGGCACAGAAGGAAAAATACCTGCCGCCGCTATGTTCGGGCGAGCACGTCGGCGCGCTGGCCATGTCGGAGCCCGGCGCCGGCTCCGACGTGGTGTCGCTCAAGTTGCGCGCCGAAAAGCGCAATGACCGCTATGTGCTCAACGGCACCAAGATGTGGATCACCAACGGCCCCGATGCCGAAACGCTGGTCGTCTACGCCAAAACCGACCCGGACCGGAAATCGCGCGGCATCACCGCCTTCATCGTCGAAAAGGCGATGCCGGGGTTTTCGGTGGCGCAGAAACTCGACAAGCTCGGCATGCGGGGGTCCAACACCGGCGAACTGGTCTTTTCAGACGTCGAGGTGCCGTTCGGCAATGTGCTGCACGAGGAAGGACGCGGCGTCGAGGTGCTGATGTCCGGCCTCGACTATGAGCGCACCGTGCTTGCCGGCGGCCCGATCGGCCTGATGGCGGCCTGCCTCGACGTAGCGATCCCCTATGTTCACGAGCGCAAGCAGTTCGGCCAGCCGATCGGGGAATTCCAGCTGGTGCAAGGCAAGCTTGCCGACATGTATACGGCGATGAACGCCGCGCGTGCCTACGTGTACGCCGTCGCCGCCGCCTGCGACCGCGGCCAGACCAGCCGCAAGGATGCAGCCGGATGCGTGCTGTTCGCCGCCGAGAAAGCGACGCAGATGGCACTCGACGCGATCCAGCTGCTTGGCGGCAACGGCTATATCAACGACTATCCGACCGGCCGGCTTTTGCGCGACGCGAAGCTCTACGAGATCGGCGCCGGCACCAGCGAGATCCGTCGCTGGCTGATCGGCCGCGAGATCATGGCGGAGGGGGTGTAG
- a CDS encoding carboxyl transferase domain-containing protein, with protein sequence MAILQTQISPSSETFRANAERMRALVADIAEKARTVERGGSDEARDRHVGRGKLLPRERLAQLLDTGSPFLEIGQFAAWSMYGEEIASAGLIAGIGRVEGTEVMVVVNDATVKGGTYYPLTVKKHLRAQEIALQNNLPCVYLVDSGGANLPNQDEVFPDREHFGRIFYNQANMSAAGVPQIACVMGSCTAGGAYVPAMSDETIMVRNQATIFLGGPPLVKAATGEDVSAEELGGADVHTRLSGVADHYALDDEHALAICRRIIKNLNRNKAVSLSLQKAHQPLHPADELYGIVPTDLRQPYDVREVIARIVDGSEFDEFKQNYGTTLITGFAHLHGMPVGVIANNGVLFSESALKGAHFIELCCQRKIPLVFLQNITGFMVGRKYEAGGIAKDGAKLVMAVATARVPKVTVIIGGSFGAGNYGMCGRAYSPRFLWMWPNARISVMGGEQAATVLAMVKREGIERKGGEWSAEEEAKFKKPILMKYEHEGHPLYSSARLWDDGIIDPARTREVLALSLSASLNAEIEETRFGVFRM encoded by the coding sequence ATGGCTATCCTCCAAACCCAGATCTCGCCCTCCTCCGAAACCTTCCGTGCCAATGCCGAGCGCATGCGCGCGCTGGTTGCCGACATCGCTGAAAAGGCCAGGACAGTCGAGCGCGGCGGCTCGGATGAGGCCCGCGATCGCCATGTCGGTCGTGGCAAGCTGCTGCCGCGCGAACGCCTGGCGCAATTGCTGGACACCGGTTCGCCCTTCCTCGAGATCGGCCAGTTCGCGGCATGGTCCATGTATGGCGAGGAGATTGCGTCGGCCGGCCTGATCGCCGGCATCGGCCGCGTCGAGGGCACCGAGGTGATGGTCGTTGTCAACGACGCCACGGTGAAGGGCGGCACCTACTATCCGCTGACGGTGAAGAAGCATCTGCGCGCGCAGGAGATCGCGCTGCAGAACAATTTGCCATGCGTCTATCTGGTCGACAGCGGCGGCGCCAATCTGCCCAACCAGGACGAGGTCTTTCCCGACCGCGAGCATTTCGGCCGCATCTTCTACAACCAGGCCAACATGTCGGCTGCCGGCGTTCCGCAGATCGCCTGCGTCATGGGCTCCTGCACCGCTGGCGGCGCCTATGTGCCGGCGATGTCGGACGAGACGATCATGGTGCGCAACCAGGCGACCATCTTCCTCGGCGGACCGCCGCTGGTGAAGGCGGCCACCGGCGAAGACGTCAGCGCCGAGGAATTGGGCGGCGCGGATGTACACACCAGGCTTTCCGGCGTCGCCGATCACTATGCGCTGGACGACGAACACGCGCTCGCCATTTGCCGGCGCATCATCAAGAACCTGAATCGGAACAAGGCTGTAAGCCTGAGCTTACAGAAAGCTCATCAGCCGCTTCATCCCGCGGATGAGCTCTATGGCATCGTCCCGACCGACCTGCGCCAGCCCTATGACGTGCGCGAGGTGATCGCGCGCATCGTCGACGGCTCCGAATTCGATGAGTTCAAGCAGAACTACGGCACCACGCTGATCACCGGTTTCGCCCACCTCCATGGCATGCCGGTCGGCGTCATCGCCAACAATGGCGTGCTGTTTTCCGAAAGCGCGCTGAAGGGCGCGCACTTCATCGAGTTGTGCTGTCAGCGCAAGATTCCGCTGGTTTTCCTTCAGAATATCACCGGCTTTATGGTCGGCCGCAAATACGAGGCGGGCGGCATCGCCAAGGACGGCGCCAAGCTGGTGATGGCGGTGGCGACCGCCAGGGTGCCGAAGGTGACCGTCATCATCGGCGGTTCGTTCGGCGCCGGCAACTACGGCATGTGCGGCCGCGCCTACTCACCGCGCTTCCTGTGGATGTGGCCGAACGCGCGCATCTCGGTGATGGGCGGCGAACAGGCGGCAACCGTGCTCGCCATGGTCAAGCGCGAAGGCATCGAGCGAAAGGGCGGCGAGTGGAGCGCCGAGGAGGAAGCGAAATTCAAGAAGCCGATCCTGATGAAATACGAGCATGAGGGCCATCCGCTCTACTCGTCCGCCCGCCTCTGGGACGACGGCATCATCGATCCGGCCAGGACACGCGAGGTGCTGGCGCTCAGCCTTTCCGCGTCGCTCAACGCCGAGATCGAGGAGACACGCTTCGGCGTGTTCAGGATGTGA
- a CDS encoding O-acetyl-ADP-ribose deacetylase → MSKAQDRIRIHTGDITKLDVDAIVNAANTSLLGGGGVDGAIHRAAGRELEFECRMLNGCKVGDAKITSGYKLPARHVIHTVGPVWQGGGKGEAELLASCYRRSLDIAVANDCRSVAFPAISTGVYRYPKDDATEIAVYEVNDFIKHNALPEIVVFCCFDEAMAELYRQHLATLGGD, encoded by the coding sequence ATGAGCAAGGCCCAAGACAGGATCCGCATCCACACCGGCGACATCACGAAGCTGGATGTCGACGCCATCGTCAATGCTGCCAACACCTCGCTTCTCGGCGGCGGTGGAGTCGATGGCGCCATCCACCGCGCGGCGGGTCGTGAGCTCGAATTCGAGTGCCGGATGCTCAATGGCTGCAAGGTCGGCGATGCCAAGATAACCAGCGGTTACAAGCTGCCGGCTCGACATGTCATCCATACTGTCGGGCCGGTCTGGCAGGGCGGCGGTAAGGGCGAAGCCGAGCTGCTGGCGTCCTGTTACCGGCGTTCGCTTGACATAGCCGTCGCCAATGATTGCCGCTCAGTGGCGTTCCCAGCCATCTCGACCGGTGTATACCGCTATCCGAAAGATGACGCGACCGAAATCGCCGTCTATGAGGTCAATGACTTCATCAAGCACAACGCGCTTCCCGAAATCGTTGTTTTCTGCTGCTTCGACGAAGCGATGGCGGAACTATACCGACAACATCTTGCAACATTGGGTGGAGATTGA
- a CDS encoding acetyl-CoA carboxylase biotin carboxylase subunit, with amino-acid sequence MFSKILIANRGEIACRVIRTARKLGVHTVAVYSDADARSLHVEMADEAVHIGPSPVGESYLRGDRIVAAALATGAQAIHPGYGFLSENPDFVDQVVAAGLIFIGPSATSIRAMGLKDAAKRLMEKAGVPVVPGYHGEAQEIVLLASKAREIGYPVLIKARAGGGGKGMRRVEHPDDFSEALSSARREAKAAFGDDRVLVEKYVDKPRHIEVQVFGDNFGNAVHLYERDCSAQRRHQKVIEEAPAPGMTPALRKAMTEAAVKAAKAINYSGAGTIEFIVDASQGLEADRFWFMEMNTRLQVEHPVTEMVTGTDLVEWQLRVASGEKLPKTQSEITLCGHAFEARIYAEDAAKGFLPATGTLHHLRFPDVVPEGAAMRIETGVRAGDAISPYYDPMIAKLVVHAGDRRQALEALRTALAQTEIAGSTVNTAFLAALAADPDFAAEDIDTGLIGRHQEALTAVAPPTGEIISAAAMAASGAGALPPSNDPWSALAGYAHFHGVARRMRLTFGDEAIQAKISVRSDGRFQVALDAPYDSTSSHDIRAVPRLARWPGHITVFEGAVGYTFAVPDPLARSDEAAAATGSLRAPMPGLVKLVRVAKGDAVIKGQPLLILEAMKMEHTIAAPHDGVIAEIAGEGAQVTDGAVLVRFAEDQNACTAAAGG; translated from the coding sequence ATGTTCAGCAAAATCCTGATCGCCAATCGGGGCGAGATCGCTTGCCGCGTCATCCGCACGGCTCGCAAGCTGGGCGTGCACACTGTCGCCGTCTATTCGGATGCCGACGCGAGATCCCTGCATGTCGAGATGGCCGACGAGGCGGTCCATATCGGTCCTTCGCCCGTCGGCGAGAGCTATCTGCGCGGTGACAGGATTGTCGCCGCGGCCCTGGCCACGGGTGCGCAGGCCATCCATCCCGGTTACGGCTTCCTGTCGGAAAACCCCGATTTCGTCGACCAGGTGGTGGCGGCCGGCCTCATTTTCATCGGCCCGTCGGCGACCTCGATCCGCGCCATGGGGCTGAAGGACGCCGCCAAGCGGCTGATGGAAAAAGCCGGCGTTCCGGTCGTTCCGGGCTATCATGGCGAGGCACAGGAAATCGTGCTGCTTGCGTCAAAGGCCCGCGAGATCGGCTATCCCGTGCTGATCAAGGCGCGCGCTGGCGGCGGCGGCAAGGGCATGCGCCGCGTCGAGCATCCCGATGACTTTTCCGAGGCACTCTCCAGCGCCCGGCGCGAAGCAAAGGCCGCTTTCGGCGACGACCGCGTGCTGGTCGAGAAATATGTCGACAAGCCGCGCCATATCGAAGTGCAGGTGTTCGGCGACAATTTCGGCAATGCGGTGCATCTCTACGAGCGCGACTGTTCGGCGCAACGCCGCCATCAGAAGGTAATCGAGGAGGCCCCCGCCCCCGGCATGACGCCGGCTTTGCGCAAGGCAATGACCGAGGCGGCGGTAAAAGCCGCCAAGGCAATCAACTACTCCGGCGCCGGCACCATCGAATTCATCGTCGACGCCTCGCAAGGCCTCGAGGCCGATCGCTTCTGGTTCATGGAAATGAACACCCGGCTGCAGGTAGAGCATCCGGTCACCGAGATGGTCACCGGCACCGATCTCGTCGAATGGCAGTTACGGGTCGCCAGCGGCGAAAAACTGCCGAAGACACAGAGCGAGATCACGCTTTGCGGCCATGCTTTCGAGGCGCGCATCTATGCCGAGGATGCGGCCAAGGGGTTTCTGCCGGCGACAGGCACGCTGCACCACCTTAGATTTCCGGACGTTGTCCCCGAAGGCGCCGCGATGCGCATCGAGACCGGCGTGCGGGCTGGCGATGCCATCTCGCCCTACTACGACCCGATGATCGCGAAGCTGGTCGTTCATGCCGGAGACAGACGGCAGGCGCTGGAAGCGCTCCGCACCGCGCTCGCGCAAACCGAGATTGCCGGCTCCACCGTCAACACCGCTTTTCTTGCCGCTCTTGCCGCCGATCCGGATTTTGCGGCTGAAGACATCGATACCGGCCTGATCGGCAGACACCAGGAGGCGTTGACGGCGGTCGCACCGCCGACCGGCGAGATCATCTCGGCTGCCGCCATGGCGGCCTCGGGTGCCGGAGCATTGCCGCCATCGAACGACCCATGGTCGGCACTCGCCGGCTATGCGCATTTCCACGGCGTGGCGCGGCGCATGCGGCTGACGTTCGGCGATGAAGCCATTCAGGCAAAGATTTCAGTGCGATCGGACGGGCGCTTCCAGGTGGCGCTCGATGCGCCTTATGACAGCACCAGTTCGCATGATATTCGCGCCGTTCCCCGCCTCGCCCGCTGGCCTGGCCACATCACGGTGTTCGAAGGCGCCGTCGGCTATACTTTCGCGGTGCCGGACCCCTTGGCCAGGAGCGATGAAGCGGCCGCCGCCACCGGCAGCCTGCGCGCGCCGATGCCGGGCCTGGTCAAGCTTGTGCGCGTGGCGAAAGGCGACGCTGTGATCAAAGGGCAACCTCTGCTGATCCTCGAGGCGATGAAGATGGAGCACACCATCGCCGCCCCGCATGACGGGGTGATCGCCGAGATCGCCGGGGAAGGCGCACAGGTCACCGACGGCGCGGTGCTGGTGCGGTTCGCCGAGGACCAGAACGCATGCACCGCGGCCGCCGGCGGATAG
- a CDS encoding branched-chain amino acid ABC transporter substrate-binding protein has product MKKMSVLSAAIFGLMMSAPVAFADDITISVVGPMTGQLATIGDQFKQGAQAAADAINAAGGVNGSQIKLDIEDDQCDPKQAVSVANRIVANSVKFIDGHACSGSSIPASAVYAEAGALMMSPASSNPVLTDAAAKAGWSTIMRLYTRDDAQGAFIGPWIAKKYAGKNVVILHDKSAYGQGVADAVKATMNAGGLKEVYYDAINPGEKDYSALVTKLKDLKADVVYFGGYHPEAGLILRQSAEQNFKFQLIMPDSIASPEFWQVAGPAGEGTMFVFPSDPQAKPEAKAAVEKIKAGGFVPEGFTLFSYAVVQAFAEGIKRAGSDDPAKVAEALKNGTAISTVVGDVTFDEKGDLKNASYDINQWHDGKYAPIAQ; this is encoded by the coding sequence ATGAAAAAAATGAGTGTTTTGAGCGCGGCCATTTTCGGCCTGATGATGAGCGCGCCGGTCGCGTTCGCCGATGACATCACCATCTCGGTGGTCGGCCCGATGACCGGACAGCTCGCCACCATCGGCGATCAGTTCAAGCAGGGCGCACAGGCCGCCGCCGACGCCATCAACGCGGCTGGCGGCGTCAACGGTTCCCAGATCAAGCTCGACATCGAGGACGACCAGTGCGATCCCAAGCAGGCGGTGTCGGTCGCCAATCGCATCGTCGCCAACAGCGTCAAGTTCATCGACGGGCATGCCTGCTCGGGTTCCAGCATTCCGGCCTCGGCGGTCTATGCCGAAGCCGGCGCCCTGATGATGAGCCCGGCTTCCTCGAACCCGGTGCTGACCGATGCGGCCGCCAAGGCCGGCTGGTCGACAATCATGCGTCTCTACACGCGTGACGACGCGCAGGGCGCCTTCATCGGCCCGTGGATCGCCAAGAAATACGCCGGCAAGAACGTCGTCATCCTGCACGACAAGAGCGCTTACGGCCAGGGCGTGGCTGATGCCGTCAAGGCGACCATGAATGCCGGTGGCCTCAAGGAGGTCTATTATGACGCCATCAACCCCGGCGAGAAGGACTATTCGGCGCTTGTCACCAAGCTGAAGGATCTCAAGGCCGATGTCGTCTATTTCGGCGGTTATCATCCTGAAGCTGGCCTGATCCTGCGTCAGTCGGCGGAACAGAATTTCAAGTTCCAGCTGATCATGCCGGACTCGATCGCTTCGCCGGAATTCTGGCAGGTTGCCGGCCCGGCCGGCGAGGGCACGATGTTCGTGTTCCCATCGGATCCGCAGGCAAAGCCGGAAGCCAAGGCAGCCGTCGAGAAGATCAAGGCCGGCGGCTTCGTGCCGGAAGGCTTCACGCTGTTCTCCTATGCCGTGGTCCAGGCATTCGCCGAAGGCATCAAGCGTGCCGGCAGCGACGATCCGGCCAAGGTTGCCGAGGCGCTGAAGAATGGCACGGCGATCAGCACCGTTGTCGGCGACGTCACCTTCGACGAGAAGGGCGACCTCAAGAATGCCAGCTACGACATCAACCAGTGGCATGACGGCAAGTACGCGCCGATCGCGCAGTAA
- a CDS encoding sel1 repeat family protein, whose translation MARFEMLEAGFGAMGATAQADILFELGMMYATGRDCETDVVAAHKWFNIAAIKGSARAAELRSELSAAMSKVEIAKALREAREWMTMH comes from the coding sequence ATGGCACGTTTTGAAATGCTTGAAGCAGGCTTCGGCGCCATGGGGGCAACTGCCCAAGCCGACATTCTTTTCGAATTGGGCATGATGTATGCGACCGGCCGCGATTGCGAAACCGACGTCGTTGCCGCCCACAAATGGTTCAACATCGCCGCCATCAAGGGATCGGCCCGCGCCGCCGAGTTGCGCTCGGAACTCTCGGCGGCCATGTCGAAGGTCGAGATCGCCAAGGCGCTGCGCGAAGCCCGCGAATGGATGACCATGCACTGA